A part of Microbacterium atlanticum genomic DNA contains:
- a CDS encoding SHOCT domain-containing protein produces MGGNIWDLILWFFWIFVFVAYLMVVFSIIADIFRDESLNGWLKAVWIIFLIFVPFLTALIYLIARGNGMQKRSIAQAQELRAAQDAYIRQTAGSGGSAADDIAKAKTLLDSGAITQAEFDALKAKALAA; encoded by the coding sequence ATGGGTGGCAATATCTGGGACCTGATCCTCTGGTTCTTCTGGATCTTCGTCTTCGTCGCGTATCTGATGGTCGTGTTCTCGATCATCGCCGACATCTTCCGCGACGAGTCACTGAACGGCTGGCTCAAGGCGGTCTGGATCATCTTCCTCATCTTCGTGCCCTTCCTCACCGCGCTGATCTACCTGATCGCCCGCGGGAACGGGATGCAGAAGCGGTCCATCGCCCAGGCGCAGGAGCTTCGCGCCGCTCAGGACGCCTACATCCGCCAGACCGCGGGGTCCGGCGGGAGCGCAGCCGACGACATCGCCAAGGCCAAGACACTTCTGGATTCGGGCGCGATCACTCAGGCGGAGTTCGACGCCCTCAAGGCGAAGGCGCTGGCGGCGTAG
- a CDS encoding DUF6325 family protein, whose protein sequence is MTTFDYGPIEFYAIAFDGDRPGPAVLQAIDDLVASGTVNLLDLVFARRSPEGELEVFELSDTVDDGAPALDLAGLAGQDDILYLADSLEPGRSAAILVVELLWAKSFAAALYDAGGAVIAREGIPAPIVNAFLSEHAD, encoded by the coding sequence ATGACGACATTCGACTACGGGCCCATCGAGTTCTACGCGATCGCGTTCGACGGCGACCGGCCCGGTCCGGCCGTGCTGCAGGCGATCGACGACCTCGTCGCCTCGGGCACCGTCAACCTCCTCGACCTCGTCTTCGCGCGGCGGTCACCCGAGGGTGAGCTCGAAGTGTTCGAGCTCTCCGACACGGTCGACGACGGCGCGCCCGCGCTGGACCTCGCGGGACTCGCCGGACAGGACGACATCCTCTACCTCGCCGACAGCCTCGAGCCCGGCCGGTCGGCGGCGATCCTCGTCGTCGAGCTGCTGTGGGCCAAGTCGTTCGCGGCCGCACTGTACGACGCCGGCGGAGCCGTCATCGCGCGCGAGGGCATCCCCGCCCCCATCGTGAACGCGTTCCTCTCCGAGCACGCGGACTGA
- a CDS encoding SHOCT domain-containing protein, whose translation MGRPGLIGMAARTAVVAGTATAVSGRVQHRQQEKYYEQSQQEAYAAQQQQAAMDQAAAQAVANAQAAQAAQAPAAAPAGDDMMAKLGQLAQLHAQGILSDEEFAAAKAKLLS comes from the coding sequence ATGGGCCGCCCCGGCCTGATCGGAATGGCCGCCCGCACTGCGGTCGTCGCGGGCACCGCCACCGCCGTCTCCGGCCGCGTCCAGCATCGCCAGCAGGAGAAGTACTACGAGCAGTCGCAGCAGGAGGCCTATGCCGCGCAGCAGCAGCAGGCGGCGATGGATCAGGCAGCGGCTCAGGCCGTCGCCAACGCCCAGGCCGCGCAGGCCGCCCAGGCCCCGGCAGCGGCGCCCGCGGGCGACGACATGATGGCCAAGCTCGGACAGCTCGCCCAGCTCCACGCGCAGGGAATCCTGTCGGACGAGGAGTTCGCCGCCGCGAAGGCGAAGCTGCTGAGCTGA
- a CDS encoding potassium channel family protein encodes MDEHSWHKRTEPALVVASFAYLVAYSWRVIADLQGPARLVATVVVLVTWAMFILDYLVRLALADDRRRWFRTHLPALAFALIPVLRLVLLLRVLTRIPGMHTSAGGALRLRILVYGAGASVILVYIATLAVLEAERYAPDADITSFGIALWWACVTVTTTGYGDYTPVTAAGRWVGVGLMLGGVALAGVITATLASWVLERAARDRDDQEPATRAQVRALMARIEELAAQSGGSAAPTAGGAPGEPPRHAGGRHPESPAPAEGWGPAGGAGGGRHHPDGIGDGGDDRPGG; translated from the coding sequence GTGGACGAGCACTCCTGGCACAAGCGCACCGAACCGGCGCTCGTGGTCGCCAGCTTCGCCTACCTCGTCGCGTACTCGTGGCGCGTGATCGCCGACCTGCAAGGTCCGGCGCGTCTCGTGGCGACCGTCGTCGTCCTGGTGACCTGGGCGATGTTCATCCTCGACTACCTCGTGCGGCTCGCGCTCGCCGACGATCGGCGTCGGTGGTTCCGCACCCACCTGCCGGCTCTCGCATTCGCCCTCATCCCGGTGCTCCGGCTGGTGCTGCTGCTGCGCGTGCTCACGCGGATCCCCGGCATGCACACGAGTGCCGGCGGCGCGCTGCGCCTGCGCATCCTCGTCTACGGGGCCGGGGCATCCGTCATCCTCGTCTACATCGCCACACTCGCGGTGCTCGAAGCCGAGCGCTATGCCCCCGACGCCGACATCACCTCGTTCGGCATCGCCCTGTGGTGGGCCTGCGTCACCGTGACGACCACGGGCTACGGCGACTACACGCCGGTGACCGCCGCCGGCCGCTGGGTCGGCGTCGGTCTCATGCTGGGCGGCGTGGCCCTCGCCGGCGTCATCACGGCGACGCTGGCGTCGTGGGTGCTCGAGCGAGCCGCACGCGATCGCGACGACCAGGAACCGGCGACTCGCGCCCAGGTGCGTGCACTCATGGCACGGATCGAGGAGCTGGCCGCGCAGTCGGGCGGGTCCGCTGCCCCGACCGCCGGGGGAGCGCCCGGCGAGCCGCCGCGCCACGCGGGTGGGAGGCATCCGGAATCCCCGGCTCCCGCCGAGGGGTGGGGGCCTGCGGGCGGGGCGGGAGGCGGCCGTCACCACCCCGACGGGATCGGCGACGGCGGCGACGACCGACCGGGCGGCTGA
- a CDS encoding ion channel protein has protein sequence MLLSIPAILIGVLSALTLRLLEAIADQLQGVLWTSLPASLGITPDAPWWIFGVLTATGIAVGVVVWLAPGHAGPDSATTELAATALPLSVLPGLAVVLILSLAGGVSLGPENPIIAINVSLAIALVARISRAVPAPLIGALAISATIGALFGTPVAAALVFTGLVGEFKMGGSLWDKLFLPLVAAGAGSVTTFLLGGGFGSEEPFAPYGSPQAFDLLLGSVIACAAAAFALIAVFLFPLVHRAFHALRHPLLYISAGGVVLGLLGVVGGPITLFKGLDQSAELLADPGDYPPAQLVIILLVKLAALVVAASAGFRGGRIFPAVFLGVTAGLLGSALLPGLAPSLAVACGVLGVVIAIARDGWVALFVAVAMVGDVTVLPVLCIVVLPAWLAVTWARPMLITTDDLAKERPPAALPWDRPRSAR, from the coding sequence GTGCTCCTGTCGATCCCCGCGATCCTCATCGGCGTGCTCTCGGCGCTCACCCTCCGCCTCCTCGAGGCGATCGCCGACCAGCTCCAAGGCGTGCTGTGGACGAGCCTCCCGGCGTCACTGGGCATCACCCCCGATGCGCCCTGGTGGATCTTCGGCGTGCTCACCGCAACGGGGATCGCCGTCGGCGTCGTGGTGTGGCTCGCACCCGGACACGCGGGTCCGGACTCCGCCACCACGGAACTCGCCGCGACAGCGCTGCCGCTCTCGGTGCTGCCGGGCCTCGCGGTGGTCCTCATCCTCAGCCTGGCGGGAGGCGTGAGCCTCGGGCCCGAGAACCCGATCATCGCGATCAACGTCTCGCTCGCCATCGCCCTCGTCGCGCGCATCTCACGTGCCGTCCCGGCTCCGCTCATCGGGGCGCTGGCGATCTCGGCGACGATCGGCGCCCTGTTCGGGACGCCGGTGGCAGCGGCACTCGTCTTCACCGGGCTGGTCGGCGAGTTCAAGATGGGCGGATCGCTGTGGGACAAGCTGTTCCTCCCCCTCGTCGCGGCGGGAGCCGGGTCGGTGACGACCTTCCTCCTCGGCGGGGGCTTCGGCAGCGAGGAGCCGTTCGCCCCGTACGGCTCGCCGCAGGCCTTCGACCTGCTGCTGGGCTCGGTCATCGCGTGCGCGGCCGCGGCGTTCGCGCTCATCGCCGTCTTCCTCTTCCCGCTGGTGCACCGCGCCTTCCACGCGCTGCGGCATCCACTGCTCTACATCTCCGCGGGCGGGGTGGTCCTCGGGCTGCTCGGCGTCGTGGGCGGACCGATCACGCTGTTCAAGGGCCTCGACCAGAGCGCGGAGCTGCTCGCCGATCCCGGCGACTACCCGCCGGCGCAGCTCGTGATCATCCTGCTGGTGAAGCTGGCGGCGCTGGTGGTCGCGGCATCGGCCGGCTTCCGCGGCGGGCGCATCTTCCCCGCCGTCTTCCTCGGCGTAACGGCGGGCCTGCTCGGCAGCGCGCTGCTGCCGGGGCTCGCGCCCTCGCTCGCCGTGGCGTGCGGCGTGCTCGGCGTGGTGATCGCGATCGCCCGGGACGGCTGGGTGGCGCTGTTCGTGGCGGTGGCGATGGTCGGCGACGTCACCGTGCTCCCGGTGCTCTGCATCGTCGTGCTGCCGGCGTGGCTCGCCGTGACCTGGGCGCGGCCCATGCTCATCACCACGGACGACCTGGCGAAGGAGCGGCCGCCGGCGGCCCTGCCGTGGGACCGCCCGCGCTCAGCGCGCTGA